One Vibrio campbellii CAIM 519 = NBRC 15631 = ATCC 25920 genomic window carries:
- the rsmI gene encoding 16S rRNA (cytidine(1402)-2'-O)-methyltransferase produces the protein MTDKNKLPNEGPTLYIVPTPIGNLADITQRAIEVLSNVDIIAAEDTRHTGKLLSHFNIQTKTFALHDHNEQQKAQVLVEKLLSGQSIALVSDAGTPLISDPGYHLVTKCRQAGVRVVPLPGACAVITALSASGLPSDRFSFEGFLPPKSKGRKDKFLEIASVERTCIFYESPHRILDSLQDMLDVLGPEREVVLARELTKTFETIQGMPLGELIEWVKSDDNQQRGEMVLLIHGHRDSTEDTLPDEATRTLGILTKELPLKKAAALAAEIYSLKKNALYKWGLENLG, from the coding sequence TTAGCGGATATCACACAACGTGCTATCGAAGTTCTGTCGAATGTGGACATCATTGCCGCTGAGGATACTCGACATACGGGCAAATTACTGTCTCACTTCAATATTCAAACCAAAACTTTCGCGCTACACGATCATAATGAGCAGCAAAAGGCGCAAGTTTTAGTTGAAAAGCTACTATCAGGTCAGTCAATTGCATTGGTCTCTGACGCTGGTACGCCGCTAATAAGCGATCCAGGATACCACTTGGTAACAAAATGTCGTCAAGCGGGCGTAAGAGTTGTGCCTCTTCCTGGTGCGTGTGCGGTCATCACAGCGTTAAGTGCATCGGGCTTACCTTCTGATCGCTTCAGTTTTGAAGGATTTCTACCACCGAAAAGCAAAGGCCGTAAAGATAAGTTTTTGGAAATTGCGTCAGTGGAACGCACTTGTATCTTCTATGAATCACCGCATCGCATTTTAGACTCTCTACAAGATATGTTAGACGTTCTTGGTCCAGAACGAGAAGTTGTCTTGGCGCGAGAGCTAACCAAAACCTTTGAAACCATTCAGGGAATGCCGTTAGGCGAACTGATTGAGTGGGTAAAAAGCGATGATAACCAACAGCGCGGTGAGATGGTTCTGCTTATCCACGGCCACCGCGATTCAACTGAAGATACGTTGCCAGATGAAGCAACCCGTACGCTGGGCATATTGACGAAAGAGCTGCCATTGAAGAAAGCCGCAGCACTTGCCGCAGAGATCTACAGCCTCAAGAAAAACGCACTGTATAAGTGGGGCTTGGAGAATCTTGGCTAG